The window TGGGTACCCAAATCCTTTTCTTCCGTGACATTTACGTTTCCCTCGCAACATTTTTTTGCTTATGAAGACCCCACCGTCTAAGCGTCATCGCTTCCCAAATGGATGCATCGATAATCATTTCTTCTCCAGCTAAATCAGAAATGGTTCTAGCCAGCCGGATAATCTTGATTTGAACCCTATTGCTCCAATTTCGCTTAGCAGCTACGTTCATAAGCATTTTTCGCTGGTCACTCGTTAAAGGGCTTGTTTGAGTTATCGTTTCATACGGAACTTTTGCATTTGATTCTTCTGTTTGATAACGCTCGTATTGACGATTTCTTGCTGTTTCAACCCTTTTGCGCATTTCGAGTGAGGAGTCTTGTCCAAGTTGGGGTTGATCTAAATTTACGGACTTCAATGATAAAAGGATATCAATCCTATCATAAACCGGACCCGACAATCGATTTAGATAATTTTGAATTTGTTTTTGTGAACATGTACAGTAGAGATTAATTGAACCGAGATAACCACAAGGACATGGATTCATTGCCGCGATCAGGATAAAGGCTGAAGGATAGGTAACTGTAGACTGTGCTCTACTGATTGTCACTTCCCCTGTCTCGAGCGGCTGCCTTAACATATCAAGTGTTTTCTTAGTGAATTCTGCAATTTCATCGAGAAATAGTACACCTCGATGTACAAGTGAAATTTCCCCAGGCCTAGGTGTCGAACCTCCTCCAATAATTGCGACCGAGGATGCAGAATGATGAGGATGTCTGAACGGGGCGGTTTGACGCAAACTACTATTCTCTCCTGCAAGCTGATATAAACTGATGACTTCTAACTGTGCTTGATTTGTAAGTTGAGGTAAAATGGACGGAAAGGTTTCTGCAAGCAAGCTCTTTCCGCAGCCAGGTGGACCGGTCATCAAAACATTATGTTCCCCAGCAGCAGCGATTTCTAATGCTCGTTTCGATTGCTTATGACCAATCACATGACAAAAGTCTCTTTTAGGTGATTCAGATGAGTAATGAAGAGTTTGGTGTTGGGGTTGTAATTCTGGGAGGAAAGATAAGCATTCTTGACCTTCTATGCGTTGAACCACTTCTTCTATATGATTAACAACGATACATTCCAAATCTTGCAGCATATGAATCGGGATCATTGGATCATACGGAATATAGACCCGCTTTATCCCTAGTGCCTTCGCCGATATTAATGCCGGCAGCATTCCTTCTGCTTTTTCAACCGTACCATCAAGGGATAATGCACCAATGAAAGCTGTCTCAAATGGGATTTCTCTCTTTATCATATTTAACTCCTTTAATGCAGCAATCGCCATCGCAAGATCAAATAAAGGTCCGTTTTTCTTTTGTTCAGACGGAGATAGGTTGACCACAACCTTATGATCGGTAACATCTGCGTCTAAGTGACTTAATGCAGCTAACACCCGTTCTCTTGACTCCTTAACTGATATGTCCGGTAAGCCCACAATCACCATCGATTCTGTCCCGGGTGAAATCCTCACCTCCACTTGGACACGATATCCCTTTAGGCCCTTTAAACCTATACTAGATACTTTTACAGTCATAGAACAACCTCCATTTATCCTTTTTTATAAAATGAATGAATAAGAAATTGGAATGGAAATAACAAGTGAATGGCATACGAAATCGATGTTAAGAAGGAGTATTTAGAAGTTAAACATATTTGAAGTAATCCTCTATATTTTTCTGCAAAATAACCCAAAATCCTGCATAGTTAATAATTAAATAGGAACAGGCGTGTACTATTTATTGGAATGATCGATACCTATCTATAGACTGGCAACAACCCGCCTCAAAAATTTGGGTGTTGTATCAGACACCCAAATTTTGTGGAACAAATTCTGTGAAACAAGATTTTTCGGGGCGTGACAGGCACCGAAATTAATTGATAATTTCTGAAATTAATTGACAATTTCTTGTCAATGGAGGAAACTTCTGTTACTTTTAGTAGTTTTTTGTACTTCGATGTTTATGATTTGTTCGAACTAATTCGCCGGAACCAAACTTTCTTATATAAGTGAAAGGATGATATTAAGGCTATTAGATCATATTGGAAATGCCTTTGCAGTTTAACTAAGAGGAGGTTTGAGTTATGCAGAAAAAGTTATTAGTTTCATTTTTAGCATTATTGATTGTTGTCTTTGCTGCAATTAAATTAGGTCCAGTTCTTATGCCAGAAGCAAATGGTGCAAATGTAAGCACCAAAGTAGACGCCAAAACAACGGAACAAACCAAAGCAGAAACTAAAAAGGTTGATGGATTACCAAATATTTCTATTTTGGCAACAGGTGGGACTATTGCTGGTACGGGTTCATCCTCTACTGAAACAACAGGGTATAAATCCGGGGATCTTGCGATTGATACTTTAATTAAAGCTGTTCCCGAAACGAAAGAAATTGCGAATATTACCGGAGAGCAAATTGTAAAAGTAGATAGTACAGATATTACAAATGAAATTCTATTAAAATTAGGTAAGCGAATAAACGAATTACTCGCTTCTAAGGACGTGGATGGTATTGTTGTCACTC of the Bacillus sp. 1NLA3E genome contains:
- a CDS encoding YifB family Mg chelatase-like AAA ATPase codes for the protein MTVKVSSIGLKGLKGYRVQVEVRISPGTESMVIVGLPDISVKESRERVLAALSHLDADVTDHKVVVNLSPSEQKKNGPLFDLAMAIAALKELNMIKREIPFETAFIGALSLDGTVEKAEGMLPALISAKALGIKRVYIPYDPMIPIHMLQDLECIVVNHIEEVVQRIEGQECLSFLPELQPQHQTLHYSSESPKRDFCHVIGHKQSKRALEIAAAGEHNVLMTGPPGCGKSLLAETFPSILPQLTNQAQLEVISLYQLAGENSSLRQTAPFRHPHHSASSVAIIGGGSTPRPGEISLVHRGVLFLDEIAEFTKKTLDMLRQPLETGEVTISRAQSTVTYPSAFILIAAMNPCPCGYLGSINLYCTCSQKQIQNYLNRLSGPVYDRIDILLSLKSVNLDQPQLGQDSSLEMRKRVETARNRQYERYQTEESNAKVPYETITQTSPLTSDQRKMLMNVAAKRNWSNRVQIKIIRLARTISDLAGEEMIIDASIWEAMTLRRWGLHKQKNVARET